A window of Malania oleifera isolate guangnan ecotype guangnan chromosome 5, ASM2987363v1, whole genome shotgun sequence contains these coding sequences:
- the LOC131155563 gene encoding zinc finger protein 4-like: protein MATQGREPANGMNISDNSDEAIVDKSGEWLNLSLGRNSPSTAGCSSSQSRPASTKVFSCNFCMRKFYSSQALGGHQNAHKRERGATRRYQSQRMMAAMNLPISTPLIRSLGVRPHSLVKKPSGEGTVTARFNDANTGLAMPRMLFTSDETMDSIWPGSFHLDPQLPEQPPEMHTLDLNLRL from the coding sequence ATGGCAACCCAGGGTAGAGAACCAGCAAATGGAATGAACATCAGTGACAACAGTGATGAAGCAATTGTAGATAAGTCGGGAGAGTGGCTCAACTTGAGCCTAGGCAGGAATTCGCCCTCAACAGCTGGATGCTCGAGCTCACAATCAAGGCCAGCTTCTACCAAGGTTTTCTCATGTAACTTCTGCATGAGGAAGTTCTACAGTTCACAAGCACTAGGGGGTCACCAGAATGCACACAAAAGGGAGCGAGGAGCAACAAGAAGATACCAGTCACAGAGGATGATGGCAGCCATGAATTTGCCCATAAGCACTCCACTGATCAGATCTCTTGGCGTCCGGCCCCATTCACTTGTGAAGAAACCAAGCGGAGAAGGAACAGTGACAGCGAGATTTAATGATGCTAATACAGGGCTTGCAATGCCGCGGATGCTATTCACATCTGATGAAACAATGGATTCAATATGGCCGGGGAGCTTTCACTTGGATCCACAGCTGCCAGAGCAACCTCCAGAGATGCATACGCTTGACCTGAATCTCCGTCTCTGA